The following is a genomic window from Bordetella sp. H567.
GGGCGGTGGTGCCGGCGCCAAGCAGGAATGAACGACGATTCAAGGTATGTCTCCTTTGTTGTAGGTAGAAGTGCCCAAAGGGCTGGACGAAACTCGGTATCGCGCCGCAGGTAACCGCTCGGCCGCTCACATGGCGGACAGCCTGTCGTGCGCGTTGATGACGTGGTGGGCGAGCAGCTGCGCGCAGTGGTCGGCGTGCGCGATCGTGGTCGAATCACGCAGGGCCTTCACGATTTGCTTGTGCTCGGCGTTGGATTGTTCGCGATGCGTCTCGGACGACAGGTTCTTCAGGCGAGCCAGGTGCAGTTTCTGGATGACTTCGCGATAGGTCTTGGCGATCTCGCGATTGCCGGCGCATTCGATGAACAGCCAATGGAAGCGCAGGTTCTCGCGGTAGTACGCCTGCGGATTGGCATCGCGTATCGCCGCATCCATCGCGTCGGTGCACGGTTCCAGCGCGTTCACCAGTGCCTCCCGGCGATCGGCGGGCAGCTGCGACGCCATGCGGCCGGCATGGCTGTCGAGCAAGGCGCGGAATTGATAGAGATCCCGCACTTCTTCATCGGACAACTCGCGCACATAGACGCCGGAGTGCTTGCGCGAGACGACCAGGCCCGAGCTTTCCAGCTCGCGCAGCGCTTCGCGTACCGGCACGCGGGACACCTTCAGCCGCTCCACCAGCTCGGACTCGCGCAGCGCCTGCCCCGGCTCGAATTCGCCGGCCAGGATCTGGTTGAGCAGTTGATCCCGCACCAGCTTGCCCAGTGAGGTGTTCTTGATTTCCGCGAAGGCTTCCTGCGCGACCGGGGAAGAAAGCCAATCCATATTCCTGCCTGACCATTGCCGTTTGTCTAATCGTATACGATTATACAAACGTTGTTTCAGGGACGCATCAAACCGACCCCGACACAGGGAAAATTCGATATTTTCTGCGACAAGTATTCACAAAGTGACTTAAAACCGCTTCAATCGCGGATTGTGCGTTTCGCCCTTTCCAGGACATGCCCATGCGAGACATCGCCTTCCTGCTCGAAGCTTCTTATCGCCGCGTCGACCGCGCCATGCTGCCCCTGCTGTGGGCGCTGCTCCTCATCGCGCTGTGCCTCGCCCCCCAGTACGGCCGCTGGACCTCGGCGCTGGCCGTGGGCCTGCCGGCGGCGATCCTGCCTTCCCTGCTGATCGTGTGGTGGCCGTCGCGGCTGATCACGCGCCTGACGGTGGCGACCGCGCTGATGGTGTTCGCCGGACTGCATATCCATTTGATGTCCGGCCTGATCGAGATGCACTTCGGCATCTTCGTGCTGCTGTCCCTGTTGCTGGCCTATCGCGACTGGCGGCCCATCGCCTGTGCGGCCGCGGTGATCGCCATTCACCATGTTTCCTTCAACTTCCTCCAGCAATGGGGTTACGCGGTTTCCTGTTTCACCAAGCCGGGCCTGGGCGTCGTCGCGCTGCACGCCGCCTACGTCGTGGTGCAGGCAGGCGCGCTGGGCTGGCTGGCCTGGCGCATGGAAAAGGACGCGGTAACCGCGGAGGAGCTGGCCCGCCTGAGCGCGCACCTGGGCCGCGAGGCCGGCGCCCTCGACCTGCGCTTCGGCCGGCTGGACATGAACAGTGAACTGGCCGGCGCCTTCAAGAGCACCATGGATGCGGTGCATCGCACGATGAGCCATGTGCGCGTCGGCGTCCTGGCCATGTCGGGCGCCTCGCGCGAACTGATGCAGGGCAACGGGCAGCTGGAGGAACGCACGCGCATCCAGGCCGAGTCGCTGGAGCGAACGGTGGCGTCCATGCGGATGCTGGCCGACAACGTCCACAACAATGCGTCGAGCGCGGATACCGCCGCCCGGCTGGCCGTGGCGGCGCGCGCCGTGGCCGGCTCCGGCAGCCAGGCGGTCACGGAAGTGGCCGGCGTCATGGGGGAAATCCGCCAGGAAGCGCAAAAGATTTCCGAGATCACCGGGCTGATCGACAGCATTGCCTTCCAGACCAACATCCTGGCGCTGAACGCGGCCGTGGAAGCGGCGCGGGCTGGAGAAAGCGGCCGCGGCTTCGCCGTGGTGGCGTCCGAAGTGCGGGCGCTGGCCCAGCGCAGCGCGACCGCCGCCAAGGATATCCGCGGCCTGATCACGGCGTCCCTGGACAAGACCGACAACGGCGCCCGCAAGGCCGACGACGCGGCGGCGGTGATGGGCGAGATCGTCGACAGCGTCGAACGCGTGGCCACCATCGTCGGCGAAATCGGCCAAGCCAGCCAGACACAGCGCAGCGGCATCGACGAAGTGAACGCCGCGGTGGCGGAAATCGACGAGCTGACGCGGCAGAACGCGGCGCTGGTCACCGCGGCGGCGTCCGCATCCAAGACCCTGGAAGGCCAGGCCGCCGAATTGATGGACGCGATCGGCGCGTTCCGGCTTTACGATAGCGCGGAAGCCGCGCGGATCCACGACGCGGCACACGGGCACAGGCCGGGCGATGACGATGAGTACGGGGACGAGCGTGGCATCGAAGCCGCGAACGCCCCATTGCTGACGGCCTGAGCTGAACGACGGCCCCCCGCATCGGGGCAGCCTGGTGCGGCGTATCCCAGGACCGCATCGACGCTGCCCGGATGGCCGGGCGGCGCCGCGTCACGCCGCGATGGGCTCGTATTCCTCGCTGCCCTGGCGCGCGGCATCCGATACGCCCAGGCGGAAGACACGCAACCGGTGTCCGTCCGGATCCAGGACCACGAAGGTGCGGCCGAAGTCCATGTCCGTGGGCGGCTGCACGACGGCCAGCCCGCGGGCTTTCCAATCGGCGTAGAGGGCATGCAAGGTGTCGTCATCGGCGACCGGGATGCCTAGTTCGCTGCCGCCGCCGCGCGTGATGACCATGGGTTCCGCATCGCGCCGGGACCAGAGCCCCAGCCGGATGCCGGACGACAGCGCGAACAGCGCGAAAGTCGGGCAAATCTCCACCGGCTTGCAGTCGAACAGCGATGAATAGAACGCCGCGCTGGCGACGGGGTTCTCGACGAAAAGCAAAACGTAGTTGGGATGTTGCATGGTGCTTTCCTCTTTTTCATCGGCCGGATGACCGCACACGGCGCCCGGGCTTCCGGGCACGGTGCGATAGGCTATCCAGCCATACTGTCAGAATTTGTCAGCAGCGTGGCCGGTGTCCCGACCAGGGCTACGATTCAACAGGCCGTCATTCCGGCCTCGCGGCTGACATCAGCTCGCGCCAGGTCTTCAGCAGCGACTGCCGCCGTTGCGGATAGCGGTCGCCGGGCGCGGCCAGGGCCACGATGCGGTCGGTGCGAAAGTGGCGGAAGCCCTGGCGCAGTTCGCACCATGCCGCCACGATGCGCACCCGGTCGAAAAAACCCAGGGCAAAGGGCCAGATGACGCGGGCCGTTTCGGCCGCGTGCTCGTCGCGGTATTCGATGCGCAGCTTGCGCTCCCTGCGTATGGAGTCGCGGATCAGCGCAACGTCGGCGGTATCCGGCACCTGTTCGCCCGGCACCACGAACAGCGCGCCGTCGTCGAACTCGTGCCGCAATTCCGACGGCAGCACCGCCGCGATCTTCGCCAGCGCATTGCGCGCCGCCTGGCCCAATTGGCTGTCCGCGTGTTCCGCCACCCAGCGCGATCCCAGCACCAGCGCCTGGATTTCTTCTTCGGAGAACATCAGCGGCGGCAGCAGGAAGCCCGGCCGCAGCACATAACCGAGGCCGGCCTCTCCTTCGATATGCGCGCCCTGCGCCTGCAGCACGGCAATGTCCCGATACAGGGTACGCAGGCTGATACCCAATTGGCCGGCCAGCTGCGCGCCGCTCACCGGATAGCGGTGGCTGCGCAGGAGTTGCAGCAGGTCGAGCAGCCGTTGGGCGCGTGACATGGAGGCGTGGGCGGGATGGCGCCGTGATCATTGGACAGCATTATGCCGCCCGCCGGCCCGCCCGGACTGCCAATTTCCACGCAATTCCTGCCCAAAAGTCCGAAGGCGCGGTCTCGCGCCGGGCCTAGGTCGCCCGCGGCAAGGCGTACGCCCAGGGTCGCGCGTCCCTGTCCTGGTTGCGGAAGGCGTCGATGTCCTGGCGCATGGTCAGCGTCAGGTCAATCTCGTCCAGGCCGCCCAGCAGCATCGCGCGCAGGCGCGCGGGCGACGTGAACGTGAACACCTCCCCGCGCGAGGTCGTGACGGTGTTCCCCTCCAGGTCGACATCGATCGACGCGTCCGCCCCCCGCGCCATCGCGTCCTGCGCCATGGCCTGCACCGTGGCTTCCGGCAGGATCACCGGCACCATGCCGTTGCGGAAACAATTGCCGTAGAAGATATCGCCGAACGACGGCGCGATGATCACGCGAAAGCCCCATTGCCGCAGCGCCTTGGGCGCGCCTTCGCGCGAGGAGCCGCAGCCGAAGTTGCGGCCCGCCACCAGGATGGTGGCCTGGCCCCAGGGCTCGCGGTTCAGGATGAAATCCGGGTTCGACGTGCCGTCCGGCCGGGTCTTCCATTCGGCGAACAGGCCTTCCTTCAGGACGCCGGGCACGTGCGAGCGCGGCAGGAAGCGCGACGGGATCATCTGGTCGGTGTCGATATTGATCTGCATCAGCGGCGCGGCATAGCCGCGGATGCGCGAGAACTTCTCCATCCTAGCCTCCGCTCGACAGTTGACGCGCGTGCGTCATGCGGCCGGTCACCGCGGAGGCGGCCACCGTGGCCGGGCTGGCCAGGTGAGTGCGCGAGCCCAGCCCCTGGCGATTCTCGAAATTGCGGTTGGTCGTGCTCATGATGCGTTCGCCCTTGAAACGGTCCTTGCCCTGGGCGCACAGTCCACAGCCCGAATCGTGCCATTCGAAGCCGGCGTCCCGGAAAACACGGTCCAGGCCTTCGGCCTCGGCATCGCGCTTGACCTGGCTGCTGCCCGGCACGCAGATCGCCGTGACGCCCGGCGCCACCTTGCGTCCCTTCAGGACGGCCGCGGCCTCGCGCAGATCGGACAGGCGGGCGTTGGTGCAGGAACCGATATAGGCGGCGTCGATGTGCACGTCCTGCGCCCGCGTGCCAGGTTCCAGGCCCTGATAGCGCAACGCGCGCTCGACCCAGGCCCGTTCGCCGGGATCGGCGTAATCGGCGGGGGACGGGATGCGGCCGCTGATGGGGATCACGTGCTGCGGGCTGGTGCCCCAGCTGACCTGCGGCTCCAGCGTGGCGCAGTCGATGTCGACTTCCCGATCGAAGCGGGCGCCGTCGTCGCGGGCCAGCGCGCGCCAGTGCGCCTCTGCCTCGTCCCATTGCGCGCCCTGGGGCGCGAACTCGCGCCCATACAGATACTGGAAGGTGGCATCGTCCGGCGCCACGAAACCGTACTTGGCGGAAAACTCGATCGCCATATTGCACAGCGTCATGCGCGCCTCGATGGGCAGCGCCGCGATCGCCGGACCGGCGAACTGCACCGCGTGTCCGTTGCCGCCGTTGGCGCCCACGCGCGAAATCAGGTTCAGCACCATGTCCTTGGCGTACACGTGCGGCGGCAGTGTGCCGTGGAAATTCACGCGCATCGTCTTGGGCCGCGTCTGCATCAGCACCTGCGTGGCCAGCACGTGCTTGCACTCGGATGCGCCGATGCCCCAGGCCAGCACGCCCAGGCCGCCCAGCGTACAAGTATGGCTGTCCGGACAGACGACGGTCACGCCGGGCAGCGCGATGCCCAGCTCCGGCGCGACCACGTGCGCAATACCCTGCCGCGGGTCGTCGACGTCGATGAAGTGCAGCCCGAGCTTGCGCGACAACAGGCGCGATTCGTCGATCAGCTGGGTACCGATGTCGTTCCAGCCCTTGCGCCTGCCGGCGCCGGGCTTGGTCTGCACCGCATGGTCGATCAGGCTGAATACCTGGCTGGGACTGGCGACGGCGCGCCCTTCCTGCTGCAGTTCGCGCATGGCCACCGTGCCCATGGCTTCGTGCAGCATCAGGCGGTCGATCTGCAGCAGGTGTTCGCGCTCGTCGAATGCCTTGATGAAGTGCGCGTCCCAGATCTTGTCGAAATACGTGCGTGGCGGCGATGACGCCGGCTTGGAATGGACGGTTTCGGCCATGTTCCTTTCCTTGAGAGTATGCAAGCGGCGCACGGCCGCGAGGCGCGGTGCCGCTACCCCGGCCTTGCCGCCGGGGTGCGACCGCGCCAGCCCTGGCTCAGCCTTCCGCGGAGATATGGGCGGTTTCGATCACCTTCCGGTACTTGGCGATTTCGCTCTGGATGTACGCGGCGAACTGCTGCGGCGTACCGGGCATCGCTTCCGTACTGTTCTTGTCGAAGGCGGCGATCACGTCGGGCAAGGCCAGCGCCTTGTTGACCTCCCGGTTCATGCGCGCCACCACATCGTCCGGCGTTTTGGCGGGCGCGAGCAGGCCGGCCCAGGTTGCCGACACGATGTCGTAGCCCTGTTCGCGCATCGTCGGTACGTCGGGCGCGAAGCGCGAGCGCTTTTCCGTCGCCATGCCCAGCACGACCAGCTTGCCCGCGCTGACCAGGTCGCGAAGATCCAGCCAGGTGCCGAACATCATGGTGGTGTGGCCGCCCAGCAAGTCCGTCAGCGCCGGGCCCTGGCCCTTGTAGGGAATATGCGTGATGTCCAGGCCGCCCATCTGCTGCTTCAGCATCTCGCCGGCCAGATGCGGCGTCGTGCCCACGCCGAAGGACCCGTAGCTGAGCTTGCCAGGATTGGCCAGGGCGGCCTTCTTCAGGTCCGCCAGGGTTTTCAGGCCGCTGCCGGGATACACGGCCAGCGCCTGGTCGGACGCGCCCATCATCGCCACGGGCCGCAGATCGTGCAGGCTGTCGTAGGGCAGGTGCTTGACCAGCACGCTGTTCACACAGAAGCTGCCGGCCACGCAGACGTACGAATATCCGTCCGGCGCCGATTTGGCCACGAAATCCACGCCGATCACCGTGCCGGCGCCCGGCTTGTTCTCGACGATGGCGGTCTGGCCGATACTCTGCCCCACCTTGGTGCCGATCAGGCGCGTCACGAAGTCCGTCGTTCCGCCCGGCGGAAAGGGAACGATCATGCGCAAGGGCTTGTCCGGCCAGTCGGCGGCGCGGGCCGTGCCCGCCACGCCGCTCATTGCGGCCAGGGCAGCGCCGCCCAGCAGCATGCTGCGGCGGGTAAGGGAGGAATGGGCGATGGGCTGCATGGCTGGGTCTCCGCGTTATGTGTCGCGCCCACGCAATGTCGGCGCGGCGCGCGTTCGAGGCGGGGCGCGTGCATGCTTGCCGGCGCGCACCCGCGAAAAACGTGGAGTATCGGGACTGCCCACTTCGTGGGCAAATTGGTTGGACCAATGGTGCGGTGCCCATCATCCCCAGGCTTGTTCCCCTGTGTCGGGGATCAGCCGTTTGCCGTAGCTGATCACGTCGTCCTGGGTGAAGCCCAGCAGGCGATAGAAGTCCTGCACCGCGACATTGTCGCCGCGTATCAGCAGGTTGATCTTGGGGCAGCCGGCCTCGATGAACCGTTGTTCGACCGCGTCCACCAGTGCCTTGCCGTAGCCGCGCTTGCGGCAGGCCGGATCGACGGACAGGTAATTGATCCATCCGCGATGGCCATCGTAGCCGGCCATGACGGATGCGACGATGCGGCCCTGGGCCGCGCCGACCAGGAACCATTCCGGCTGCACGGTGAGCTTGCGCGCGATGTCCTTGCGCGGGTCGTTCCAGGGCCGCGTCAGGCCGCATGCCTGCCAAAGCTGGATGACGGCGGCTTCATCGGACGCCTGGTAAGGCCGGATAGCGAGATCGGGGTGATGCATGCTTGCGCTCCTTGATGGTAGGGAACGAAGGCCGGAAGACATCACGCGCGGGGAATGAAAACACAAAGGCCACGAGGGATGTCGTGGCCTTCAGGGTGGATCGCCGGATTACAGCGATCGAACGGCATGAAACCACTCAACGTCGGCGTCGAGTGATTCGTCGGAAAGCGAGGGCGGCGCAGGGGCCGGCGGCGTGTTTGTTCACTTGTGGTGCACGGGTTCGTTTGCCTGCGCAGCGCGGCGGCATCCGGCGCCCGCATGTCTAGGCATGGGGGCGAGCTTACAACAGCCGGTTCACGCGTGGCAAACACGGCGGGCTGTCCAGCCTGCATCCGGACGGGCGTGCAAAGCGTGACGTTGATCAGGACGGGGCGGACAAGGGCGTGCCGGCCAAGGACGACCGCAGCCACTCGATGAAGGCATCGGCGTGGGGAGGCAAGATACGGCCGGCGGCTGGCAAGGCGCATAAACCGCCGTCGAAGGCCACGGCGCCGAAAGGCGCGACCAGGCGGCCTTCGCGCATCTCGCGCGCGATCA
Proteins encoded in this region:
- the leuD gene encoding 3-isopropylmalate dehydratase small subunit, translated to MEKFSRIRGYAAPLMQINIDTDQMIPSRFLPRSHVPGVLKEGLFAEWKTRPDGTSNPDFILNREPWGQATILVAGRNFGCGSSREGAPKALRQWGFRVIIAPSFGDIFYGNCFRNGMVPVILPEATVQAMAQDAMARGADASIDVDLEGNTVTTSRGEVFTFTSPARLRAMLLGGLDEIDLTLTMRQDIDAFRNQDRDARPWAYALPRAT
- a CDS encoding Bug family tripartite tricarboxylate transporter substrate binding protein, which encodes MQPIAHSSLTRRSMLLGGAALAAMSGVAGTARAADWPDKPLRMIVPFPPGGTTDFVTRLIGTKVGQSIGQTAIVENKPGAGTVIGVDFVAKSAPDGYSYVCVAGSFCVNSVLVKHLPYDSLHDLRPVAMMGASDQALAVYPGSGLKTLADLKKAALANPGKLSYGSFGVGTTPHLAGEMLKQQMGGLDITHIPYKGQGPALTDLLGGHTTMMFGTWLDLRDLVSAGKLVVLGMATEKRSRFAPDVPTMREQGYDIVSATWAGLLAPAKTPDDVVARMNREVNKALALPDVIAAFDKNSTEAMPGTPQQFAAYIQSEIAKYRKVIETAHISAEG
- a CDS encoding methyl-accepting chemotaxis protein, which encodes MRDIAFLLEASYRRVDRAMLPLLWALLLIALCLAPQYGRWTSALAVGLPAAILPSLLIVWWPSRLITRLTVATALMVFAGLHIHLMSGLIEMHFGIFVLLSLLLAYRDWRPIACAAAVIAIHHVSFNFLQQWGYAVSCFTKPGLGVVALHAAYVVVQAGALGWLAWRMEKDAVTAEELARLSAHLGREAGALDLRFGRLDMNSELAGAFKSTMDAVHRTMSHVRVGVLAMSGASRELMQGNGQLEERTRIQAESLERTVASMRMLADNVHNNASSADTAARLAVAARAVAGSGSQAVTEVAGVMGEIRQEAQKISEITGLIDSIAFQTNILALNAAVEAARAGESGRGFAVVASEVRALAQRSATAAKDIRGLITASLDKTDNGARKADDAAAVMGEIVDSVERVATIVGEIGQASQTQRSGIDEVNAAVAEIDELTRQNAALVTAAASASKTLEGQAAELMDAIGAFRLYDSAEAARIHDAAHGHRPGDDDEYGDERGIEAANAPLLTA
- a CDS encoding 3-isopropylmalate dehydratase large subunit; its protein translation is MAETVHSKPASSPPRTYFDKIWDAHFIKAFDEREHLLQIDRLMLHEAMGTVAMRELQQEGRAVASPSQVFSLIDHAVQTKPGAGRRKGWNDIGTQLIDESRLLSRKLGLHFIDVDDPRQGIAHVVAPELGIALPGVTVVCPDSHTCTLGGLGVLAWGIGASECKHVLATQVLMQTRPKTMRVNFHGTLPPHVYAKDMVLNLISRVGANGGNGHAVQFAGPAIAALPIEARMTLCNMAIEFSAKYGFVAPDDATFQYLYGREFAPQGAQWDEAEAHWRALARDDGARFDREVDIDCATLEPQVSWGTSPQHVIPISGRIPSPADYADPGERAWVERALRYQGLEPGTRAQDVHIDAAYIGSCTNARLSDLREAAAVLKGRKVAPGVTAICVPGSSQVKRDAEAEGLDRVFRDAGFEWHDSGCGLCAQGKDRFKGERIMSTTNRNFENRQGLGSRTHLASPATVAASAVTGRMTHARQLSSGG
- a CDS encoding GNAT family acetyltransferase, encoding MHHPDLAIRPYQASDEAAVIQLWQACGLTRPWNDPRKDIARKLTVQPEWFLVGAAQGRIVASVMAGYDGHRGWINYLSVDPACRKRGYGKALVDAVEQRFIEAGCPKINLLIRGDNVAVQDFYRLLGFTQDDVISYGKRLIPDTGEQAWG
- a CDS encoding GntR family transcriptional regulator, coding for MDWLSSPVAQEAFAEIKNTSLGKLVRDQLLNQILAGEFEPGQALRESELVERLKVSRVPVREALRELESSGLVVSRKHSGVYVRELSDEEVRDLYQFRALLDSHAGRMASQLPADRREALVNALEPCTDAMDAAIRDANPQAYYRENLRFHWLFIECAGNREIAKTYREVIQKLHLARLKNLSSETHREQSNAEHKQIVKALRDSTTIAHADHCAQLLAHHVINAHDRLSAM
- a CDS encoding helix-turn-helix transcriptional regulator; its protein translation is MSRAQRLLDLLQLLRSHRYPVSGAQLAGQLGISLRTLYRDIAVLQAQGAHIEGEAGLGYVLRPGFLLPPLMFSEEEIQALVLGSRWVAEHADSQLGQAARNALAKIAAVLPSELRHEFDDGALFVVPGEQVPDTADVALIRDSIRRERKLRIEYRDEHAAETARVIWPFALGFFDRVRIVAAWCELRQGFRHFRTDRIVALAAPGDRYPQRRQSLLKTWRELMSAARPE
- a CDS encoding VOC family protein, with amino-acid sequence MQHPNYVLLFVENPVASAAFYSSLFDCKPVEICPTFALFALSSGIRLGLWSRRDAEPMVITRGGGSELGIPVADDDTLHALYADWKARGLAVVQPPTDMDFGRTFVVLDPDGHRLRVFRLGVSDAARQGSEEYEPIAA